One window of Paenibacillus sp. FSL K6-3182 genomic DNA carries:
- a CDS encoding DUF6713 family protein: MPDLLLLLFLFNLSLFLLHEMDAIRRSEWKLFFVLQDMDDAKAYKVFTLIHLPLYTIILALLFSQYQTITFWVIDIFLMIHSILHLFYEKHSRNEFKNTFSRLIIYPMGILAAIHLLLIANP; this comes from the coding sequence ATGCCAGATTTGTTGTTGTTGCTATTTTTATTTAACTTATCCTTATTTCTCCTGCACGAAATGGATGCAATTCGACGATCGGAATGGAAACTATTTTTCGTTCTACAAGATATGGATGATGCAAAAGCTTATAAAGTGTTCACCCTTATCCATCTCCCCCTGTACACCATCATACTCGCTTTACTTTTTAGCCAATATCAGACGATTACGTTTTGGGTGATAGACATCTTTCTCATGATCCATTCGATCCTGCACTTATTTTACGAAAAGCACTCCCGCAATGAATTTAAAAATACATTCTCTCGTTTAATCATCTATCCGATGGGAATTCTTGCTGCTATTCATTTATTATTA